TGAACTGCAACGGCAGGTTGATGATTCTCTTATGAAGATAGAAAATTCACAGTCACTTGCGGAAGCTTCCATACAGCTTGGTGGCATAATGGAATCTGCACAGAAGGCGGCTGATCTATATGTCAATACACTCAAGAAGAGTGCAGAAGCTGAGTACAAGGAACTAATGCTCTACATAGAGAAGAGTAAGCTCAGGGTACAGAGAGCTGAAAAGCTTCAAATGCAGGCTATTGCAGATAAATCCGGCAAGACTTTAGAGCAGGTGAGAAATGAAGCCATTTCAGAGACTTCTGATCCGGAAAAAGATAAGTCTGTAGAAAAGTCAGAACCCAAGAAACGCACAACCAGAAAGAAAAAAGATGAGTAACAGGAATCAAACTGATCTTTCCAATTTCAAGCCTTCTGTTGATGAACTTAAGAAGGAACTTAAGAGAGAGAACAGGAAAAAAGAATATAGAAATGTACTCCGTAACACACTTATTGTTGTGGTGTCTGTCGCAGCTCTGGCAGTACTGATTTCAAGCTTCTACGTGACAGTACTCAAGGTAACCGGAGATAGTATGACACCTACTCTTGAAACCGGTCAGATAGTCATCGCACAGAACAGCCAGGAGTTTGAGGCTGGAGAGATGCTTGCTTTTTACTATAACAATAAGGTTTTGGTCAAAAGAGTTATCGGTTCGCCGGGAGACTGGGTTAACATCGATGCAAATGGAAGAGTTTCAGTTAACGGCATTGAACTTGAAGAAACATATGCATCTGATTTAAGCCTTGAACCGACAGATATAGAATTTCCATATCAGGTTCCGGAGAACAGATGGTTCGTTCTGGGAGATCACAGAAGTGTATCCATTGATTCGAGATCAAGCGTAGTTGGTTGTGTTACCAGGGAACAGCTCATTGGAAAAGTTGTTTTCAGAGTATTTCCATTTGACACATTTGGCAGTCTATAGATTTTTCAATATTAGAGGTGAGTTGACATGCGCATAACAGATGAGAATCGCGCACAAAACTACATAAAGAAACACCGCAACAAGAAAAGATGGCTTGCTTTTGCGCTGTGCCTTTCTCTTTTTACAGGAACGGTTACACTTTATCTTTTGAATAAGCCGGCTACGGCGATGACAGAAGATGGAGCCCAAAAG
The sequence above is a segment of the Butyrivibrio proteoclasticus B316 genome. Coding sequences within it:
- the lepB gene encoding signal peptidase I, which encodes MSNRNQTDLSNFKPSVDELKKELKRENRKKEYRNVLRNTLIVVVSVAALAVLISSFYVTVLKVTGDSMTPTLETGQIVIAQNSQEFEAGEMLAFYYNNKVLVKRVIGSPGDWVNIDANGRVSVNGIELEETYASDLSLEPTDIEFPYQVPENRWFVLGDHRSVSIDSRSSVVGCVTREQLIGKVVFRVFPFDTFGSL